The Paenibacillus sp. RUD330 genome has a segment encoding these proteins:
- a CDS encoding DUF951 domain-containing protein, translated as MERKQFELGDVVLMKKPHPCGTNEMEIIRMGMDIRIKCTGCKHSVLIPRAKFEKNMKKVLRSAAPEDKQGESGSAS; from the coding sequence ATGGAACGCAAGCAATTCGAGCTTGGCGATGTCGTGCTGATGAAGAAGCCGCATCCATGCGGAACGAATGAAATGGAGATCATTCGGATGGGAATGGATATCCGCATCAAGTGCACCGGATGCAAGCACAGCGTCCTGATCCCCCGGGCGAAGTTCGAGAAGAACATGAAGAAGGTGCTTCGTTCCGCTGCGCCGGAGGACAAGCAAGGGGAGAGCGGATCGGCTTCCTGA
- a CDS encoding DUF4446 family protein, translated as MNEWMDAWMEAPYYGVAIGLLAVVVVLLFIWIAVVGRRLSKLRRQYVQVMGQTGVTSLEDVIVGLRLSLDEQQDRLQGYGQQLAEFGHLLKDTKGKIGVFRYNAFSNQGSDMSFSVAIVNEDSSGVVLTGLHGRDETYMYAKPLQQGSSAYALTEEEQKAISLALQRE; from the coding sequence ATGAATGAATGGATGGATGCATGGATGGAGGCGCCGTATTACGGAGTTGCTATCGGACTGCTTGCTGTTGTCGTCGTGCTGCTTTTCATCTGGATCGCGGTTGTGGGCAGAAGGCTGTCGAAGCTGAGGCGGCAGTATGTTCAAGTCATGGGCCAAACGGGCGTCACGAGTCTGGAAGATGTCATCGTCGGCCTCCGGCTGTCTCTCGACGAGCAGCAGGATCGGCTGCAGGGCTACGGCCAGCAGCTGGCGGAGTTCGGACATCTGCTCAAGGACACGAAGGGAAAGATCGGCGTGTTCCGCTACAACGCGTTCTCCAACCAGGGAAGCGACATGAGCTTCTCGGTGGCCATTGTCAACGAGGACAGCAGCGGTGTCGTGCTGACCGGGCTGCATGGCCGGGACGAGACGTATATGTACGCCAAGCCCTTGCAGCAGGGCAGCTCGGCCTATGCGCTTACGGAAGAAGAGCAAAAGGCGATCAGTCTTGCGTTGCAGCGTGAATAG
- the rpsR gene encoding 30S ribosomal protein S18: MGFKQREDGGERPERKFRKGGRNKRRKVCYFTVNKIKHIDYKDTDLLKKFISERGKILPRRVTGTSAKYQRALTTAIKRSRQVALLPYTTDN, encoded by the coding sequence ATGGGATTCAAGCAAAGAGAAGACGGCGGCGAGCGTCCAGAACGCAAATTCCGCAAAGGCGGCCGTAACAAGCGCCGTAAAGTCTGCTACTTCACCGTGAACAAAATCAAGCACATTGATTACAAGGACACGGATCTGCTCAAGAAATTCATCAGCGAGCGCGGCAAAATTCTGCCACGCCGTGTAACGGGCACCAGCGCGAAATACCAGCGCGCCCTGACGACCGCTATCAAGCGTTCGCGTCAAGTTGCACTGCTGCCATATACGACGGACAACTAA
- a CDS encoding hemolysin family protein: protein MDSIGLNLALVALLIFLTAFFVATEFAIIRIRPSRVNQLVLEGRKGALAVQRVTSNLDGYLSACQLGITITALGLGWLGEPTVEELLHPLFTRFELNERVSSLLSFLIAFVIVTYLHVVVGELAPKSWAIQKAEFISFLVAKPIILFHKVLYPFIWVLNGSANGLIRLFGLHPAKEHEDAHSEEEIQIILSESLQSGKINTTEYGYVSRIFAFDEMVAREIMVPRTDMVCLFTNHTREENLAVIQREQYTRFPVATESKDNIVGMINTKQLFLTYQEDKEFKMKDLIHPVLSVPESIPVKQLLQRMQRDRVHIAILVDEYGGTSGLITIEDILEEIVGEIRDEFDEDERREIEKLEENCYLLDGKVSLDELGHMVGHDFNDEDTDTIGGWLYARIPSPKPGFRYEFDNMTFIIREATKNRIRKVEMIIRDSADEFEDTPELHDQED, encoded by the coding sequence ATGGACAGTATAGGCTTAAATTTGGCTTTGGTGGCTTTGCTTATCTTTTTGACCGCCTTCTTTGTAGCAACGGAATTCGCCATTATCCGAATCCGCCCCAGCCGCGTCAACCAGCTGGTGCTTGAAGGCCGCAAAGGCGCCTTAGCCGTGCAGCGCGTTACCAGCAACCTGGACGGTTACCTGTCCGCCTGTCAGCTCGGTATCACCATTACCGCCCTCGGTCTTGGCTGGCTCGGCGAACCTACTGTAGAGGAGCTGCTGCATCCGCTATTCACTCGATTCGAACTGAATGAGAGAGTGAGTAGTCTACTGTCCTTCCTGATCGCTTTTGTCATCGTGACCTATCTTCACGTGGTCGTCGGCGAGCTGGCCCCTAAATCCTGGGCGATCCAAAAAGCCGAATTCATCAGCTTTCTCGTTGCCAAGCCAATCATCCTGTTCCATAAAGTGCTCTACCCGTTCATCTGGGTGCTGAACGGCTCCGCCAACGGCCTGATCCGCCTGTTCGGCCTGCATCCCGCCAAGGAGCATGAGGATGCACACTCCGAAGAGGAAATTCAGATCATCCTGAGCGAAAGCCTCCAGAGCGGCAAGATCAACACGACCGAATACGGCTATGTCAGCCGGATCTTCGCTTTCGATGAGATGGTCGCCAGAGAGATCATGGTGCCGCGCACCGATATGGTCTGCCTGTTCACGAACCATACCCGCGAAGAGAACCTGGCTGTCATCCAGCGTGAACAATATACCCGATTCCCTGTCGCTACCGAGAGCAAGGACAACATCGTCGGCATGATCAACACGAAGCAGCTCTTCCTGACTTACCAGGAAGACAAGGAATTCAAGATGAAGGATCTCATTCATCCCGTCCTGTCGGTGCCGGAGAGCATCCCGGTCAAGCAGCTTCTGCAGCGCATGCAGCGCGACCGCGTCCATATCGCCATTCTTGTGGATGAGTACGGCGGCACATCCGGCCTCATCACGATCGAGGACATTCTGGAGGAGATCGTCGGCGAGATCCGCGATGAGTTCGATGAAGACGAGCGCCGCGAGATCGAGAAGCTTGAGGAGAACTGCTACCTGCTGGACGGCAAGGTTTCCCTCGATGAGCTTGGCCATATGGTCGGACACGACTTCAACGACGAAGACACCGATACGATCGGAGGCTGGCTCTACGCCCGCATCCCTTCGCCGAAGCCCGGATTCCGGTACGAATTCGACAACATGACCTTCATCATTCGCGAAGCGACCAAGAACCGGATCCGCAAGGTCGAGATGATCATACGCGATTCGGCCGATGAATTCGAAGATACTCCTGAGCTTCACGATCAGGAAGACTGA
- a CDS encoding YjzC family protein, which translates to MGERTKFEQGFKAPNDGWYMEAGEDSFHMGISHPKKISLKKGQHFPKTSNHNRVWVKMPKV; encoded by the coding sequence ATGGGCGAACGCACCAAGTTTGAACAAGGCTTCAAGGCTCCGAACGACGGATGGTATATGGAGGCAGGCGAAGACTCCTTCCACATGGGGATCTCCCATCCCAAGAAGATCTCGCTCAAGAAGGGGCAGCATTTCCCGAAGACCTCGAACCACAACCGGGTCTGGGTGAAAATGCCGAAGGTCTGA
- a CDS encoding mechanosensitive ion channel family protein — translation MPAADGPAQVGPSRMDALQSIDGIIARRPYRGALSLCIDMPGQGGCRLGRVKGEVKMNPYLTNAAVENAASPDNEGTLASAADQAAEKTNEFLSAMKEQFSSTFWVDSGIVLIKIALILLIGRLIILIVNKSIDRILERESKVPLQTRRVVTVGRLMKNVASYVVYFITAMLVLPLVGIQIGPLLAGAGVLGLAIGFGAQSLVKDVITGFFIILEDQFAVGDIIQTGTYKGTVELIGLRTTRLKSWTGEVHIIPNGTIAQVTNYSRNNSLAVIDVDMPNEDRLDETATLVKDMLAAMENANLVKPPELLGISSMTTAEYKLRIVAECMPNTEASVTRQINMDLQRLLREREDEQQDALA, via the coding sequence TTGCCGGCGGCGGACGGGCCGGCGCAAGTCGGCCCGTCGAGGATGGATGCGCTGCAATCGATCGACGGAATCATTGCGAGGCGCCCTTACCGGGGCGCCTTGTCCCTTTGCATCGACATGCCCGGCCAAGGCGGCTGCCGTCTTGGCCGGGTGAAAGGAGAGGTTAAGATGAACCCCTATTTGACGAACGCAGCGGTGGAAAATGCGGCAAGTCCCGACAATGAAGGAACCCTCGCCTCTGCGGCCGATCAAGCGGCAGAAAAAACGAACGAGTTCCTCTCTGCGATGAAGGAGCAGTTCTCCTCGACATTCTGGGTCGACTCGGGCATTGTCCTGATCAAGATCGCCTTGATCCTGCTGATCGGCCGGCTGATCATCTTGATCGTCAACAAATCGATCGACCGGATCCTGGAGCGGGAATCCAAAGTGCCGCTGCAGACGCGCCGCGTCGTCACGGTCGGCCGGCTGATGAAGAATGTCGCTTCGTATGTAGTGTATTTCATTACGGCGATGCTTGTGCTGCCCTTGGTCGGCATCCAGATCGGCCCGCTGCTCGCCGGCGCGGGCGTGCTCGGCCTGGCCATCGGCTTCGGCGCGCAGAGTCTGGTGAAGGACGTCATCACCGGCTTCTTCATCATCCTGGAGGATCAGTTCGCCGTTGGAGACATCATTCAGACGGGAACCTATAAAGGCACCGTGGAGCTGATCGGCCTCCGCACGACGAGGCTGAAGAGCTGGACCGGCGAAGTCCATATCATTCCGAACGGAACGATCGCGCAGGTGACGAACTATTCGAGGAACAACTCGCTCGCGGTTATCGATGTGGACATGCCTAACGAGGACAGGCTGGATGAGACGGCGACCTTGGTCAAGGACATGCTTGCCGCCATGGAGAACGCCAACCTCGTCAAGCCGCCGGAGCTGCTCGGCATATCCTCCATGACGACGGCGGAGTACAAGCTGCGAATCGTGGCGGAATGCATGCCGAACACGGAGGCTTCCGTGACCAGGCAGATCAATATGGACTTGCAGCGCTTGCTGCGGGAGCGTGAGGACGAGCAGCAAGATGCGCTGGCCTGA
- the yyaC gene encoding spore protease YyaC, translated as MKRPVMRELPLKVPHTESDAAEQLAGRLHLHLQPVPLDRRIVVVCIGTDRSTGDALGPLIGTQLAKNRSPHFELFGTLDEPVHAMNLEETMLEINRKVSKPFIIGIDACLGQLSSVGCIQLGPGPVRPGAGVNKDLPPVGDIHMTGIVNVGGFMEYFVLQNTRLNLVMRMADMMSDVLHHTIGSVRAYSIHAATQD; from the coding sequence ATGAAACGACCTGTGATGAGAGAGCTGCCGCTGAAAGTGCCCCACACCGAGTCCGATGCTGCCGAGCAGCTTGCCGGGCGTCTTCATCTGCATCTCCAGCCTGTTCCGCTTGACCGCCGAATCGTCGTCGTATGCATCGGGACGGACCGTTCCACGGGAGATGCCCTCGGACCGCTCATCGGCACTCAGCTGGCCAAGAACCGCAGCCCTCATTTCGAGCTGTTCGGCACGTTGGACGAGCCCGTTCACGCGATGAATCTCGAGGAGACGATGCTTGAGATCAACCGCAAGGTGTCCAAGCCCTTCATCATCGGCATCGATGCCTGTCTAGGCCAGCTGTCCAGCGTAGGCTGCATCCAGCTCGGACCCGGCCCTGTCCGTCCCGGCGCCGGCGTGAACAAGGATCTGCCGCCTGTAGGCGATATTCACATGACCGGAATCGTCAACGTAGGCGGATTCATGGAATATTTCGTCCTGCAAAACACACGCCTGAATCTCGTCATGCGGATGGCCGACATGATGTCGGACGTCCTTCATCACACGATCGGCAGCGTCCGAGCCTATTCTATTCACGCTGCAACGCAAGACTGA
- a CDS encoding ParB/RepB/Spo0J family partition protein: MSKRLGRGLDALIPSLSVNDDDKVIEIDLKQLRANPYQPRTTFQDESIRELAESIRQHGVIQPIIVRTVLKGYEIIAGERRCRASQLCGNTTIPAVVRNFTDQQVMEIALIENLQREDLNAIELAVAYQAIMDKFDLTQEELSLKVGKSRSHIANFLRLLSLPADIKDSVSRGTISMGHARALVGVKEDKVRKELAKQIISNEWSVRELEKAIQDLEHKKPDKAAVAKLKKRDPYVESLEETLRERFKTTVKIKASKDKGKIELSYYNKQDLERLLDLLQS; this comes from the coding sequence ATGAGCAAGCGGCTAGGTAGAGGACTGGATGCCCTCATTCCGTCTCTTTCGGTAAACGATGATGACAAGGTCATCGAAATCGATCTGAAGCAGCTGCGAGCCAACCCTTATCAGCCGCGGACGACGTTCCAGGATGAATCCATCCGAGAGCTTGCGGAATCCATCCGCCAGCATGGCGTCATTCAGCCGATCATCGTCAGAACGGTGCTGAAGGGCTATGAGATCATTGCAGGAGAGCGGCGTTGCCGGGCTTCCCAATTATGCGGCAACACGACCATTCCGGCGGTGGTGCGGAATTTCACGGATCAGCAGGTCATGGAGATCGCCTTGATCGAGAATTTGCAGCGGGAAGATCTCAATGCCATCGAGCTTGCTGTCGCTTATCAGGCCATCATGGACAAGTTCGACCTGACTCAGGAAGAGCTCTCTCTCAAGGTCGGCAAATCCCGTTCGCATATCGCCAATTTCCTGCGTCTTCTCAGTCTGCCTGCAGACATCAAGGACAGTGTTTCACGTGGAACAATCTCGATGGGACATGCCAGAGCTCTTGTAGGCGTCAAGGAAGACAAAGTGCGCAAAGAACTGGCCAAACAGATCATCAGCAATGAATGGAGCGTCCGTGAGCTGGAGAAGGCGATCCAGGATCTGGAGCATAAAAAGCCTGATAAAGCCGCCGTCGCCAAACTGAAGAAACGTGATCCTTACGTGGAATCGCTGGAGGAGACGCTGCGCGAGCGGTTCAAGACAACCGTGAAGATCAAGGCGTCGAAGGACAAGGGAAAAATAGAGCTGTCCTATTACAACAAGCAGGATCTGGAAAGACTGCTGGACCTTCTCCAATCCTAA
- a CDS encoding aminotransferase class V-fold PLP-dependent enzyme yields MTSNKPVIYLDHAATSWPKPPAVAEAMMEILLHGTANPGRGSHRMAVQSGRVLFGARKRLAKLFRIANPNDISFAANTTAALNLAIKGMLKPGDHVIATAVEHNSIRRPLEYLKASIGIGVTYIEATPEGEVRPEQVEQALTSRTALVAAAHSSNLLGSILPVGEIGSITRKRGIPLLVDAAQSAGVLDIDVEAMGIDLLAFPGHKALLGPQGTGGLYIHPRLDPVPLLHGGTGSQSESAEQPTVRPDRYEAGTPNTPGIAGLAAGVQYVIDRTPAAIHAQETELVSCMMEELASVPGLRLLGPAAGKPRTGIVSFTMAGVEASELSFILDQHYGIAVRSGYHCTPLAHYSAGTAETGAVRASVGYSTTKEDAESFLTAIREIRSHYPMQGQG; encoded by the coding sequence ATGACATCGAATAAGCCGGTCATTTATTTGGATCATGCGGCCACATCCTGGCCGAAGCCGCCGGCTGTCGCCGAGGCTATGATGGAAATCCTGCTGCATGGAACGGCGAATCCCGGCCGGGGCAGCCACCGGATGGCCGTTCAATCCGGGCGGGTTCTGTTCGGGGCACGCAAGAGGCTGGCGAAACTGTTCCGGATCGCAAATCCCAACGATATCTCCTTTGCGGCCAATACGACGGCAGCCTTGAATCTTGCGATCAAAGGCATGCTGAAGCCGGGAGATCATGTCATCGCGACGGCAGTCGAGCATAATTCCATACGCAGGCCGCTGGAGTATTTGAAGGCAAGCATTGGAATCGGGGTTACTTACATAGAGGCTACGCCGGAAGGAGAGGTCAGGCCGGAGCAAGTCGAGCAGGCTCTCACTTCTCGCACTGCCCTCGTAGCCGCTGCGCACAGCTCCAATCTGCTCGGGAGCATATTGCCGGTCGGAGAGATCGGCTCCATCACTCGCAAAAGAGGGATTCCGCTGCTGGTCGACGCAGCTCAGTCTGCCGGCGTGCTGGACATCGATGTCGAGGCGATGGGAATCGACCTTCTTGCGTTTCCGGGCCATAAAGCGCTGCTCGGACCGCAGGGGACCGGCGGCCTGTATATCCACCCTAGGCTTGATCCCGTCCCGCTGCTGCACGGAGGGACCGGAAGCCAGTCCGAATCGGCCGAGCAGCCGACGGTGAGGCCGGATCGTTACGAAGCGGGCACACCGAATACGCCGGGAATCGCCGGACTTGCTGCTGGCGTCCAATATGTCATCGATCGGACGCCGGCCGCAATCCATGCCCAAGAAACGGAGCTGGTCTCCTGCATGATGGAGGAGCTTGCATCCGTTCCGGGACTGAGGCTGCTGGGGCCGGCTGCAGGCAAGCCGAGGACAGGAATCGTCTCTTTTACGATGGCTGGGGTCGAGGCGTCGGAGCTGTCCTTCATCCTGGACCAGCATTACGGTATCGCCGTAAGGTCAGGCTATCATTGCACGCCGCTCGCGCATTACAGCGCGGGAACGGCCGAGACGGGAGCCGTCAGGGCCAGCGTCGGTTATTCTACAACCAAAGAGGACGCTGAATCGTTCCTAACAGCGATACGGGAAATCAGGTCACATTACCCCATGCAGGGACAGGGTTAG
- the ssb gene encoding single-stranded DNA-binding protein gives MLNRVILIGRLTKDPELRYTPSGVAVTQFTLAVDRPFNSQSGEREADFIPIVTWRQLAETCANYLRKGRLTAVEGRMQVRNYENNEGKRVYVTEIIADNVRFLESGNRDGGSREEGSYNAGGSGGYSGGSGNGGGSGSSGGGYGGGQSSGGNQGGGSYGGNRGGGGGSQGNRDPFSDDGRPIDISEDDLPF, from the coding sequence ATGTTGAACCGTGTCATTCTGATTGGCAGATTGACCAAAGATCCAGAACTTCGCTATACCCCATCCGGCGTTGCGGTAACGCAATTCACGCTGGCGGTAGACCGGCCCTTCAACAGCCAGTCCGGGGAACGCGAAGCCGATTTCATTCCGATTGTCACGTGGAGGCAGCTTGCCGAGACGTGCGCCAACTATCTGCGCAAAGGCCGTCTGACGGCGGTTGAAGGCCGGATGCAGGTAAGGAACTACGAGAACAATGAAGGCAAGCGCGTCTATGTGACGGAGATTATTGCCGACAATGTCCGTTTCCTTGAATCCGGTAACCGCGATGGCGGTTCGCGTGAAGAAGGCTCGTACAATGCAGGAGGAAGCGGCGGCTACAGCGGTGGAAGCGGCAATGGCGGCGGAAGCGGCAGCAGCGGTGGCGGATACGGCGGCGGCCAGTCGAGCGGCGGCAACCAAGGCGGAGGTTCCTACGGGGGCAATCGCGGCGGTGGTGGAGGTTCTCAGGGAAACCGGGATCCATTCTCGGATGACGGACGCCCCATCGACATCTCCGAAGATGATTTGCCATTCTAA
- the noc gene encoding nucleoid occlusion protein: protein MKEQFSRLFGLNDQKAALDEVKQIPVGSIDTSPYQPRTVFDDDRIEELSQTIRTHGVIQPIVVRVRGDRYEIIAGERRWRAVSKLGLDTVPAIIRDFNDSQAASIALIENLQREGLSAIEEAVAYQKLIDLHSLTQESLAQRLGKSQSTIANKIRLLGLSEPVKSALVERKITERHARSLLALDTEELQQKVLEDVLSKELNVKQTEARVAFYKEASKTKKAKRISFTKDVRLALNTIRQSIDMVSGSGLQIKTDEKDHDDHYEIVIRIPKR from the coding sequence ATGAAGGAACAATTTTCACGGCTGTTCGGGTTGAATGACCAGAAGGCCGCTCTTGATGAAGTCAAGCAGATCCCGGTTGGAAGCATTGATACGAGTCCTTATCAGCCCAGAACCGTCTTCGACGATGACAGGATCGAGGAACTCAGCCAGACGATCCGAACCCATGGCGTCATTCAGCCGATCGTCGTGCGGGTTCGCGGAGACCGCTACGAGATCATAGCGGGCGAGCGCCGCTGGCGCGCCGTCAGCAAGCTGGGTCTGGATACGGTGCCGGCCATTATTCGCGACTTTAACGATTCTCAAGCAGCCTCGATTGCCTTGATTGAGAACCTGCAGCGCGAAGGACTGTCCGCCATCGAGGAAGCGGTCGCTTATCAGAAGCTGATCGACCTGCATAGCCTTACCCAGGAAAGCCTCGCGCAGCGGCTCGGCAAGAGCCAATCGACAATCGCCAACAAGATCCGATTGCTCGGTCTCAGCGAGCCGGTCAAAAGCGCCCTGGTCGAACGGAAAATCACGGAACGCCATGCCCGTTCCCTGCTGGCCCTCGACACCGAGGAGCTGCAGCAGAAGGTGCTGGAAGACGTGCTGTCGAAAGAACTCAACGTCAAGCAGACCGAGGCTAGAGTCGCCTTCTATAAGGAAGCATCCAAAACGAAAAAAGCGAAGCGGATCAGCTTCACGAAAGATGTCCGGCTTGCTCTCAACACGATCCGGCAGTCCATCGATATGGTTTCAGGCTCTGGCCTGCAAATCAAAACCGATGAGAAAGACCATGACGATCACTATGAGATCGTCATCCGGATTCCCAAACGATAA
- a CDS encoding AAA family ATPase, with protein MSKIIAITNQKGGVGKTTTSVNLGACLASLGKKVLLVDIDPQGNTTSGVGINKADVENSIYDVLINEVDPHEAVMPTAVPNLSIIPATIQLAGAEIELVPTISREVRLKKSLSQLKNEYDYVLIDCPPSLGILTINSLTAADSVIIPIQCEYYALEGLSQLLNTVRLVQKHLNTSLAIEGVLLTMFDARTNLGIQVIEEVKKYFQQKVYQTIIPRNVRLSEAPSHGQAIITYDPKSKGAEVYLELAKEVIQYEQAAR; from the coding sequence TTGTCCAAAATCATTGCCATTACGAACCAGAAGGGCGGCGTCGGCAAAACGACGACATCCGTGAATCTGGGCGCTTGCCTGGCTTCCCTCGGCAAAAAGGTGCTGCTTGTCGATATTGATCCGCAGGGCAATACGACCAGCGGCGTCGGAATCAACAAGGCCGACGTGGAAAACAGCATTTATGACGTACTTATCAATGAGGTCGATCCGCATGAAGCGGTGATGCCCACTGCGGTCCCCAATCTCTCCATTATTCCTGCGACAATTCAGCTTGCCGGAGCGGAGATTGAGCTGGTTCCGACTATATCCCGTGAAGTAAGGCTGAAGAAGTCCTTGTCGCAGCTGAAAAATGAATACGATTACGTTCTGATCGACTGTCCTCCGTCGCTCGGCATTTTGACCATCAATTCGCTGACGGCTGCCGATTCCGTCATCATTCCAATACAATGTGAATATTACGCGCTTGAAGGACTAAGCCAGCTTCTGAATACGGTCCGTCTGGTCCAAAAGCATCTCAATACTTCGCTCGCGATCGAAGGCGTGCTGCTGACGATGTTCGATGCCCGCACGAACCTCGGCATCCAAGTCATCGAGGAAGTGAAGAAGTACTTCCAGCAGAAGGTGTATCAGACGATCATTCCGCGCAATGTGCGTCTCAGCGAGGCCCCTTCGCACGGACAAGCCATCATCACCTACGATCCGAAGTCCAAAGGAGCCGAAGTTTATCTTGAATTGGCGAAGGAAGTGATCCAGTATGAGCAAGCGGCTAGGTAG
- a CDS encoding DUF3343 domain-containing protein — protein MLIAFDSTQQALRTEMLLEYAEIEIDIRPTPKQITAGCALSIDFPDGELGQVRKIIAEQSVDIRGIFRQTEDGYDEVRE, from the coding sequence ATGCTGATCGCCTTCGATTCCACGCAGCAGGCGCTGCGGACCGAAATGTTGCTGGAGTACGCAGAAATCGAAATCGATATTCGCCCGACGCCCAAGCAGATTACCGCCGGCTGCGCGCTATCCATCGATTTTCCCGATGGGGAGCTGGGGCAGGTGCGCAAGATCATCGCCGAGCAGTCCGTCGACATCCGGGGCATCTTCCGCCAGACGGAGGACGGCTACGACGAGGTGCGGGAATAG
- the rpsF gene encoding 30S ribosomal protein S6, with protein sequence MRKYEVMYIIRPEAEQETVQALVEKFNGIINNGGEVTKSDVLGKRRLAYEINKIRDGIYVLVHFNGTNEVINELDRVIKITDDVIRYLIVKDVA encoded by the coding sequence GTGCGCAAATACGAAGTGATGTACATCATTCGTCCAGAGGCGGAGCAAGAAACTGTTCAAGCTCTCGTCGAAAAGTTCAATGGCATCATCAACAATGGCGGAGAAGTTACCAAGTCCGATGTTCTCGGCAAGCGCCGTCTTGCGTATGAGATCAACAAGATTCGTGACGGTATCTACGTTCTCGTCCACTTCAACGGAACCAACGAAGTGATCAACGAGCTGGATCGCGTCATCAAAATCACGGATGATGTTATCCGTTACCTGATCGTCAAAGACGTAGCGTAA